One Felis catus isolate Fca126 chromosome D1, F.catus_Fca126_mat1.0, whole genome shotgun sequence DNA segment encodes these proteins:
- the LOC105259981 gene encoding lysine-specific demethylase 4D-like, whose translation MGYYITPLLPRVSKTYLRPQESVTYYIAAMKQPKNPSYTIMTFHPTTEEFKDFPRYIAYMESKGAHHAGLAKVIPPKEWKARQTYDDISDILIATPLQQVVSGRAGVFTQYHKKKKAMTVAEYRQLANSGKYRTPPHSDFEDLERKYWKTRLYDSPIYGADISGSLFAENTQQWNLGHLGTVQDLLEQECGVVIEGVNTPYLYFGMWKTTFAWHTEDMDLYSINYLHFGEPKTWYAVPPEHGRRLERLATELFPGSARACDAFLRHKVALISPTVLKDNGIPFNRITQEAGEFMVTFPYGYHSGFNHGFNCAEAINFATPRWIDYGKVASQCSCGEARVTFSMDAFVRILQPERYELWKRGQDRAVVDHTEPTSPDKGELSAWREAQAPRRALLGLRHLPPCRATRTPRPVAASGGTGRRTPMRLASPRSLPAQSSSSDAQSGLVPACTSQEAGPTRPPTPIPSARDVHPSMGRCGPGCRPWEQGARGPSIQARAKRRLSVGTTHTAQYPEALPLPMNGLFMVNPEPLSPRHQFYAEASGCCCAPDLQPLGPPLDPENAMHPGPCLLSLDNITINFSDNVPLTCPNVTGTQRRFPKDSDGDRKAPVNLPEVVMMDHTYASMNLTPAPVARPSCTPDCDPLGSSLRQLPSLSPGMCSPPMEDLQPLSS comes from the exons ATGGG GTATTATATTACCCCCCTGCTTCCTCGGGTATCTAAAACATACCTGAGACCCCAGGAGTCAGTTACTTATTACATTGCAGCCATGAAGCAGCCTAAGAACCCAAGTTATACAATCATGACCTTTCACCCAACCACGGAAGAATTTAAAGATTTCCCTAGATATATTGCGTACATGGAATCCAAAGGGGCACACCACGCAGGCCTGGCCAAGGTGATTCCCCCCAAGGAATGGAAAGCCAGGCAGACCTATGATGATATCAGTGACATCTTAATTGCAACTCCCCTCCAGCAGGTGGTCTCCGGGCGGGCAGGTGTGTTTACTCAAtaccataaaaagaagaaagccatgACAGTGGCGGAGTATCGCCAATTGGCAAACAGCGGAAAGTATCGGACTCCGCCACACTCGGATTTTGAGGATTTGGAGCGAAAGTATTGGAAAACCCGCCTGTACGATTCTCCGATTTATGGCGCTGACATCAGCGGCTCCTTGTTTGCGGAAAACACTCAACAGTGGAACCTTGGCCACCTGGGAACCGTCCAGGACCTGCTGGAGCAGGAGTGCGGCGTGGTCATCGAGGGCGTCAACACGCCCTACCTGTACTTTGGCATGTGGAAGACCACCTTCGCCTGGCACACGGAGGACATGGACCTTTACAGCATCAACTACCTGCACTTCGGGGAGCCCAAAACCTGGTACGCGGTGCCCCCGGAGCACGGCCGGCGCCTGGAGCGCCTGGCTACCGAGCTGTTCCCGGGCAGCGCCCGTGCCTGTGACGCCTTCCTGCGGCACAAGGTGGCTCTCATCTCGCCCACGGTCCTCAAGGACAACGGGATCCCCTTCAATCGGATCACTCAGGAGGCTGGCGAGTTCATGGTGACGTTTCCCTATGGCTACCACTCTGGCTTCAACCACGGCTTCAACTGCGCAGAAGCCATCAACTTCGCCACCCCGCGATGGATCGATTATGGCAAAGTGGCGTCTCAGTGCAGCTGCGGGGAGGCCAGGGTCACCTTCTCCATGGACGCCTTCGTGCGCATCCTGCAGCCTGAGCGCTATGAGCTGTGGAAGCGCGGGCAGGACCGGGCTGTTGTGGACCACACGGAGCCCACCTCGCCAGACAAGGGGGAGCTCAGCGCCTGGAGGGAGGCCCAAGCTCCCCGGAGAGCCCTGCTGGGCCTGAGGCACCTCCCACCCTGCCGGGCCACGCGCACCCCTCGGCCTGTGGCCGCTAGTGGTGGGACTGGCCGTCGCACCCCAATGCGCCTGGCCTCCCCACGCTCCTTGCCGGCCCAGAGTTCTTCCTCTGATGCCCAGTCTGGGCTTGTCCCCGCCTGCACTTCCCAGGAGGCTGGCCCCACCCGACCACCGACCCCGATTCCCTCTGCCCGAGATGTTCATCCTTCAATGGGCAGATGTGGTCCTGGTTGTCGTCCTTGGGAACAAGGGGCCCGGGGGCCCAGCATCCAGGCCCGGGCCAAGAGGCGTCTCTCGGTGGGAACAACGCACACAGCCCAGTACCCTgaggctctgcccctccctatgAATGGACTCTTCATGGTCAATCCTGAACCACTGAGCCCCAGACACCAGTTTTATGCTGAAGCTTCTGGGTGCTGTTGTGCCCCTGATCTTCAACCCTTAGGGCCTCCATTGGATCCTGAGAATGCAATGCACCCTGGCCCTTGCCTGCTATCCCTGGACAACATCACAATCAACTTCTCTGACAATGTCCCACTGACTTGCCCCAATGTCACTGGGACTCAGAGAAGATTCCCCAAGGACTCTGATGGGGATCGCAAGGCCCCTGTGAACCTCCCTGAGGTTGTAATGATGGACCACACTTATGCCTCTATGAATCTGACCCCAGCTCCAGTTGCCAGACCTTCCTGCACCCCTGACTGTGATCCTCTGGGTTCAAGTCTGAGGCAGTTGCCCTCTTTGAGCCCTGGGATGTGTTCACCACCCATGGAAGATCTCCAGCCTTTGAGCTCATGA